DNA sequence from the Acanthopagrus latus isolate v.2019 chromosome 15, fAcaLat1.1, whole genome shotgun sequence genome:
gcCTAAAAAACAACATACTCTCATACCTTAAACAGCTAACTAGGTTGATtgcaaaatatttgttttagttCAACAACATGGTTCGGCTTAGAATAACAAACTTCTGCAACAGTATGAGACATAACCGCACTGCAAAGTGTGAAGACAAAATGACTATTGACTTTCaatttcacactggacacaaacagctttcTCTTAgttgacttcctcctttgatGCTGCAGTCGCCGCCTAACAAGAGGCGTAAATATGGATCATAATATGTTGCTTTAACATCATCCTACTGTATATTGTTGTTTGATCTGATGATGGCCTGAGTAAAATAACATCTGGGTCTTTGTGAGTATTTGACTTTCTTTGCTAGCTCGTTGTTTCTTGTTAAAAACGGCTACCATCTGCTGAAATGGGGTTAAAGGGACTCATCAGCTAACTAGGCTTAAAAATGCATGCATGCTAAGTTAGGCGATGATTTTACTGCTAAGAGCAACTCTTTGATAACACAGGGAGGCATCAGCTGCTAACACATACAATATTGATTGATTAAGGTTTAAGTTCCATAAAGTTTATCTAAAAAGTGACAAGGTGCAtggaaaatatatattcttaatTCTGGGAAACACTTGTGAGACACAAGCTGACTTGCCAGCCTTCTTCACCGTGGACTCATGTTGTTGTGCTGATTATATCAAGGCATTACAATTAATTTGGCACAGATTCACAGATGCTTAAAGATGCTAAATGTTACTCCTACCCGACTGGCTGAAAATGATGGGAACGGGAACACACACTCAGTACATTGCAAACAGACACCATACTGTTACTTTTTAACATAGTGAATCACTGTGCAGCAAAGAGAATACAACAGTGTTTTGACAAATAACCATCAATAGTGAACAAACATGCACCACAAAGTCAagctgaagacattttaacactCACTGGTACATCTACTGTAGCTAAAACGCTGAAGTGTTCAACTGTGTGACAGCATTTAGCTTTAATATTGCTGTTGATCTGTGTTTATAATGGAAATGCTCATTGCTTTTGTACATGGCTGCCCAGCTAAGCCATTCTTGTGCTAGGATTTTTATTGGTGCATTGTACAGTCATCACAGTGCCTATCAAGAGCTTATCGTAATAAAGGCAGTGAACTGCAacctgtatgtatgtatgtatgcagaTATGAGCAGAAATGGTGTATGCATGTGCCGCTTGTAGTTGTGTGCAGTGTTGTTTCTGTCGACCCCCTGCTGGCACTTCATGAATACGTTGTCCTCTGCAACAGGAGACTGGCATCTCCAAGTCCCATTGACCATCCTCACTAGAGATGAAAGCTTTGACCCAAACCAGTCTATGCGGAACAAACTAAAGTCAAAGTATCCAAATTCAGACGACTGCTCCGTCCTCTTGACGAGCGGAGATGAATGAAGATGCGCTGCCAAAGCAAAGTACTGAAACAGCATAGAAAAACAATGCTTTCTCTACAGGGCTTCAAAGGGGAAGGCGAGGACAAGATGAAAGGGTGGATGCATTGTAGTATTTGAGAAACTCTGGCTAGCCCCTCGACTAACTGATGTCAAGGCTTGCGCTTTTAGCAGTCTCTCTTTTCACTGGGATATGAAGGCAGACACTATCAAGTTGAATCAAGTGCCCTCTAATGTGCTCGCAGGTGTGCAATGATAGTCGAGAGAACATCCAAGATAATCTCCAATTAAAAGACAGAATGTCCAGCAAGCAAATATTTACAGATATCTGGCAGGTAAGACTCAGAGCATTTCTGTTGGCACACGTCCTTCATGTcccctctgctgtttgtttttaatcaaatattgaACAAAGTACTGCAACATGCCCGAGCCCAAGAAATTCACtagtttttgatgttttgagtCTCTTAATGACTTTTTCAAGCTAAACATGAAAAAGTGCCCGAGTTCTCAACTCTTAAAAGTCTTCAATAGTTGACCGTCTGTTCTTCTCACTGCATCTTCCATCTCCGCAAGGACTGAACGAAAGATTTAAAGTTCTGCCGTTGTCCAGACAGGCTCTGAAACACACTAGATTACAGAAGGTTATTATGGACTCTGGGGGTCAGAGAATACCAATTTGGGATGAGGTTTACTGTTACATTGGACACACTTTGTTCTCTGGGATTGGCAGCTGGGCAAACGAGCCACAGTCGGTCGGAGAGTCGTCAGACCTGGGCGACCCGTTGCCACCAACAGGGATGCGGGCTGCAATGGCTGACATTTCCCCTGTCTGACTCTCCACGGTGATTCCTGCATGTCGCTCTGATGTCTGGTTCATGTTGCTGTCTGGGATGGACCCCACGCCGGTGAAAAGCTGGATTAGGCACTTCCGGAACTGgacagaaaataacaacaacattgtTTGTTATGACAGTGTTAAGGGACCACATCTATTGGATTGCTTCCACTCTCACTTTAGCTCAGTTtattttagcttagcttatcttAGTTTAGCGTAACACTATGTAAATCTGCTGAAAGATAGCAGATTGTTGAgtctctttccatccatccgtccatgcATCCAGTTGATCAAAGCTAACAAGCAGCGAGTGGCAGGGTCCACGAGTCTCATGCCCATTCAAATCCATTACAAAATTGGGTCTTTGGCATCAGATCTGAACCATAACCCAAAGTGCAGATATTCAACAATCTGGAAATGAGACTGTCTTTACTCCAGAATCACTTCAAATTTAtatagtgttgctttaaaaagtgCAAGCAGTGGGGAACGGCTGGCCCGGCTCTGTCTAAGGTCCACAAATAGTTCCCCCTCTAAAGCTGTGTCATTAACACATATCAGGTTTGCTTGAtctaatgaaacacaaatataaagagCACTTTATTTTTAACTGTGTAACCTGCAGTTTGTTTTACCTTGTGTCCACCTGAGATGGACAGCTTGTTGTCCATTGATCAGTAAACCAAGCCTTTTAGTCAATGAAGACATTGTTTAACATTGTTTAACTCCCTCTAAATTCAAAGACAACAAACCTAGACTCATGtctttgagattttttttgttgtttcttttccctgttGTCCCAAACTATTTTCTATGGGTCAATAAAGAGCATCAGTAACTGTATTACACAGAGCAGTGCGTGCATTGCCCTCTCAGACACACATGAGCAACATGGTTGTGACAATGACGCCATGCCAGTAATTGTTCTTGGAAGGACATGGCCATTTCAGACCCGTCCTCACTAATAGCCTCGCAATCATTTGTTTCCACATTACTTTAAATCTAAAAACACTAATTGACCTTTTTGTCAGTGTTGAAGCTCCCCACTCTGTGAAGCCTCGGGGAGAAATCATGATTCCTGACCCTTAATGACCTGTCTAATTTGACACACAAGCCTCCTAACTGCTCCCCTCAAACCAGTAATGCTTTCACCGAGTGGCAATAACACCCCTGTTACCCTCTATTGTCATGACTAAAGCACAAGGCTGCAATTTTGCAGTCTATGGCTCTGTTCACTCTGGGACCTTAAATATGCAGTTAAACCCCTTACATCTATTGCTTGTATAACATTTCCTTGCAACCTTGTCCCCTCCCAGAAAAAAAGGTCATAAAATGTCATCTTAATGGCAAAATGAATAGCCTGAAACACATTTACCCTGAACATCTACAGCAGATCAGCCTGCCTCCATCTGCTTCTTTAAAGCAGCTGAGTTATGAGAGTCACATAGGGCTATGGCACCAGTTTCGATCATGCCTATCAGGCCTGCATCGCTACATTGCTGTACAATAGGATACATACATACTTTAGATATggatataaacaaaataactaACTGTCACGCAGTGTTATTGTCAACTCTGTCGTTTCACCACTTTGTAAGTCTTATCTTATCTCTGATGATCCCATGATGTGGTCACACAGCTTTTCCCTGTGCAAACCTTATGTTTATCTGTTGTCCAGCAGTGGGTTGTATCTTCAAAGTCATTTTGATTTCCTCTGAGACTTTCTGCCCCAAAAGGATAACATGTTTCCCTGAGGCAAAACTATTCACCGATTACGCCAGCTATAGCTACTGCAACAGCAGAAAGGAAAGACTTGCCAGAACTGCACAGTCAGAAAATTGGTTTACTTTCAGGCAGAACACAGATATCTGTGGGATCATGGTAACAAAGTGGAGGCCATGACCTACTGCTAAATAATAGCTTCAAAAGTTTACTTTGATTTCCCCCCTTATGATTGTAAATGGGGCACTTTGTGATCAAATCATGGGGTCATGGAGTGCTCTGGTCACAGTTGGGATAGATGCTGGGCAGGTAGCACAGAGCGGGTTCAGCAGAGCCTTTctatcagggaaaaaaaagttgcttgCTGAGTCAGGAGACAAGCCTGGTGAGAGTGTATCACTAGTAAAGTTCTGGCCCATAAAACCCAACAAAGGATGTCAAGGATATCAAAACTGGGCAAAGAGTTTGTGATAattctttggttttttttttcaatgtgagCAAAACTTCAAGATTCAAGGTAGATTCTTTGTAACTCATTCATactccacaaacacagaacatttatatagttatttatatacagtacatatgtgTAGCAGTCCCATTGTATAAGACTtctactactattactactactactacttctactaagtgctgtattgtagacAATGgagttgtttcagtttcttgaagacatttcccCTCTcgtccaagaggcttcttcgTTTCTatctaactggaggggagttgcagtattttaaactctgtgtgggagtgtccttacagagtcactAAGGGTTAGGGCCAGGTAAGCCCAGATGTGAATGgctgttaagctgtctggggagggaactcagtacagcattgtaggtgggtgacaagcaacaggaagcagcagtcAGTGGTTAATCtagtgatgtgctgcccccaATTTGTTTTGTGTGGCCACTTCTTACATATCACGCCTTCTTTTTTAAGATTCTTTTTGTACAACAAATCagttggatgttttttgtttgtttgtttgttttggttttttttgcatataATGGCTATTGTCCAATACTGAAATATAGGTGAAAACCTGCGTCTACACACTCCGATACAGTAGGTGGCAGTGTGCACCTTCAAAGTTGGTTTTTGATCTGCCAATAAACGAGAGCAAGAACAACAAGCACAGCATGAACTTGAGGTGTTCATTgtgtcaaactgctgcacctggtTAGAGCCACGCAGTGTAGACTACAGAGCACATGTCATTTcagaggaagacacacacaattacaaTTTGCAATGCATCTCCCACAATGGTTCACAAAGGAAGGAAAAGTCTACAATAAATCTTATTGGAGCTGAGGAATAATTGATCAGccatctttgctcactacatTTAGCCTTTCTCACCCTCTAGTGTGCTGAAAATGCAGGTTGTCATTCTCTGCTATCAATATTGGCCATGACAGGCaggtaaataaaatattattattgttgttctATTTGCATATTTGGAAtaacatattacatatatatatatttttaaattacaacattttCTCGCTACACTTCATTCTACTGATGGTTTGACTGTCCATCAGGCCATATGgataatttctgttttgtgcatttgcattttcatggccttgttttctttgtagtttTTGCAGCTCTTCAGTTCATTGAGTGCAGGTTGAGAATAAGTGACATCAGCACATACCATTTATGGGGTGCATTCTCTTGGCTGAATTAAGATGACTTCTATTATGGCAGGATCACTTAGCTTTTTGAACCAGCTCTCTTGAGCACTCATATTGCACTTTTTCAGCATGTTTCAAAACACCAAGGACACAGGCATTGAGGTCTTAATGCTCTGAGCTCACATATGTTCATCCGCTATTTTCATTCTGTCAAATTCCTTAGTGCTTTTGTCAAATACAGGTGTAGAGTGCGAAAAGAGGCAGCATATAATTATTTCGAGCGCCTCTTTCAACAAAGTCCATAAGTTCTCTTAAAGCTTTATTTATGGCACAGCTGTCCTTTCACAATAAGCTCAGCGATGGACTGGTCCTCGGCTGAGATGGCCTGTGCTCCCACAATCTGTGGGTTCATTTGTTTAATTACCTAAATGAAGGTTAAAGTGTAACATTCTCTCGTAATGGTGATCGTGCTTTTACTGCAGGATTGCATTTGGGCTAAAAATTCCTGCCTGTGACAGCAGgatgaaaagaacaacaaacattttctcatgaaGGATCAGTAAAGTTTTCTTCCCACATCATGTGTTATTTTTAGATCTATGCTTTGCCTTTCCTATTGATCAAGTAGTTTGACATAGAGAGATCATAGCCTGTGTCAGCCCAACGTAAAATGgatttgaaataataatagaGGTGATAAATGGACATTTCTCCAATGTTTTTTCACCGCCAGCCTTTTGACTCAAGAGATCCCCGGAGGCTGTCACCCTCTAAAATTGTTACCCCAAGTAGCTCTTGACTCACCTCACCTTGTTATGTAACTcggagagacagagtgagagggagagcgaTCACAAGCAAGTAAGCTCTAGAGGTCAGTTGACTTCTATAAGCTCAAGTAATTtgactgaagctgcaggagCTCGAACCAGAGTCTGCCTGGAAGCTGACCTTATTTACATCCAGTCGATGTCACTGGCTGACATTTCAACAGAGAGTGCAGCTCAGAATTGGGGCAGATCAGATGGGCATGCAGATTCCATGCTGCTCTCTGGCCATTGAAGCTTGATCTGGGTGTCTTGCCAAGCCCCTACTGTATATGTACAGCTGGACTTCTGTTCCCCTATCTGAAAATAGATTGCTATAAAGTGAACTGTATGTAAGTCTGGCGTTAAGTCATGTTTGTCATAACTGGCCTTGACAGTTTTAATGCTCACTCTACAGGCTGCACTGCAAAGagtcatatttttaaaatacaatataacCTGTCATGTACAATAAAAACTCCCAGCATTCAGTGGAGCAATGTGGAACTGTGGAAGAATACTTGTTAACATGGAAAGGTTGTTAAAGAGCTTTCGGACTTCACTCTCACATGGAAGTGTGAACAGAGCGTGACAGGATTAACTTTGTATAGCAGCGACTCCAAACTGCAGCAGGAACCAAAGAAAACTGATGAGACTTCAGTAAATTGGACACAGCACACTCATGGTTACCCTGATCCCTGGAGCGGTCAAAGTTTTACTCAAGGGCACTGTGAGGTCCATTTCTGCACATAACTGTTTTAAACTCAGATTCTTGGGGTATCTGACAAATCGTACCTTTAATGGCTCCAATCTCTTTGTGCTCACATGATTCACATTACAGTTCGTTTACTTTAAGCCCACCCCGTCCTGGATTGAAACAATTCTTTTTTAGTGCAGCTGCCTTAAATTAATAATGCAATTAAGAGTCTCACTGGGTGGGAATGTTTACCtgttaataaatcattaaacTTCAGGTATTAAGAACGTTGGTGAAACACTATAAATCACTTGGTAGTTATACAgggaggaaaataagaaaaaaaaaaaaccttaagtTTTGCTTAAActatcaaaacaagacaaaaatgaaTCTAGATGTTCGGAGCCGTAAGAAAGGAGTGATTGCATACAGGTGTCTAACATATAGTCTGTCAACATTTTTCCATAAGACAGCGGGAAGAAGAGCTAGCACGatgtaaaatcaaacaaagtaaaaggCATGAAAAAATGTTAGCAGCTCTTTCACAACTGCATACCTCACAAGCGTATCATAGGTGgctaatgtattttttaacagaGCCACGCTTGGACAATTGTACTCCCTggatttcatgtttcttttattcataTGCCATGCATTATTGAGAGACAGGCTAACACccagcaacaacagaaaaggaACATCTCAGCATTGTGATGCAGCTTTCATCCGCTGCATACACTGATGGGTCTCAACTGTGGCAAAGGAAGGAATTTAGCCCCCTACCCTCTACACTGCTCTAACTAGTTTTGGTACtggattgcaaaaaaaatacttcaatGTACTAAGGTTGGATCAAGTAGAATTCCTTtctaaaatgaaaactgttaaaatgtttacCTGTTTGTTCATGAAGACGTAGATGATTGGGTTGTAGACAGCAGCTGTCTTGGAAAAGAAGGCGGGGATGGCAGCCAGCCTGGGGTCGAGATGGATGGTGGGATGAGCTGTGACCAGTATGGAGAAGGCTGCGTACGGCGTCCAGCCGACCATGAACGCAAcaatcatcaccaccaccatgcGGGTCACCTGCCGCTCTGGCTTCTTGGCAGTGGCAAGACGACCATGGGATACctagaggaaaacacagaaccATGGGCTAGCTGTACAGTACTTTGTAGTTTAATAGACAGTTTATCTATTGTATTGGACTACGAGTAAATagtattttacttttatactcCTATAGCCAATATGTTCTACTCAAAGACCCACAATGGTTGTTcctgattttgtgttttaaagcgGTTTGACTTTTGACATtgctttattactttattacaCATTActaagttttattttgtgacatgtGGAGAAAAGACATCTATTCATGCCGTATAATACTTTTTAAACTGTATGTAAACAGGGGAAATATAGTCACATGTAAAGCTACAGAGTAATATCCAACACTGAGCTGCattcattaaataaattaaactcaTACTGACCTTCCTGAGCTTCCGCAGTAGCTTTCCATAGCAGAAAAATATAAGTCCAAGTGGCAGAATGAAACAGGTGGTGAAGAAAGTGATGATGTAGCTGTGATCTATCATGTTGGTTGAATACCTGTTCAGCGGTAAAGAAGAAAGATGTTTTACAGTCATATTTTATGAGCTTGAAACTGGgtctaaaaaaaatacacataaatgtGACCAAAATGACTTGACTGCAGTTTTTGACAATTACACTTCTGCTTGAAGCACATATGACATTTGATAACACTTGTGTGTCACTAAGTGGTTAACGATCCCATAATTTCCTAGCTATGTGTTGTCTGTGACATGCCATTTTGACATTCTGAGGCCAGCTTTTATCTGGCTGCAGAGAAAGACGACAGAGCTTCTGTTAAAAGGGAAATTTGTGTGCACAGCTGAGGCAGATCTCTGAGACACAATTTGGCCCCGGAGGCCACTAATTAAATCTAATTATGTTATTGACATGAGAAAACCTGCCACAGTCAACTGAAACAACTTGGAGGGAACGTGTACTTAAATTTGTATGCATATGTAGAACCACAGACGTGTGGCTGAGCACACAATCGTGATGGGGTGATTCACACTTCATTCCTCATGAATTCATTGCCATGACACACATGCGAAATAGTAATTCATTATCCACAAAGATTTGTTGGTTCATTTAAATAGcttttttcagcaaaacaaatcTGGCGAGAGGGCCATGCCATACTGTAGttaacagacacagcagagttACGAGGGTTTTGTTTGCTATTCGTGCACAAAATaactgaaaaggcagaaattCTGGTCCCAGTGAAAGCAGATGATCCGAGGCCTAGAAAATGCAATATCTCAtgtcattttgtcttgtttctatAGTTCCTGCCATGTGCAGAAAGCCCCAGCAACTTGGATGTAAGCCCCTCCAATCTAAAAGGGTTTTGGGCTGTAGATGTACAGAGTTgcatttgttcatttaattgGATTTGTTGCCAAACGCCAAACTGAACTGCATTAATTGTGGAAAGGAAGATCTGAATCAACCACTCTACTGATGCACTTGCCCAAATGAAGTGTTTAGTTTCCCCAGCAATTCCATCTTTTGGTCAGGTGGCCTAAGATATTTGAGATTCAGTGACTTAATGAGCCACTTCTGTATTTGAGACAGACCACTTTTAAATCATCTCCAACAGTGCTACTGCCAGGCAAACTGTCATTTTTGATGAGGTGAACCACATGAACTGGTCCAGCCGATTCTGTCAAGCAATCCCAAATAAATCTAATTACTTACAAGAATCAGTCTTCCCACCACCAGCTGCTGTGCACCAGCCCACCTACAGCCTGTTTGACTGTCAGAGTGAATCAACTCCTTTGAACTGGAGAGTTCAGTTTTGCTTCACATTTGAAAGTTAAAGCAACACTGAGTTTCTGGGAGGTCTTTGTTGAGACTACCACTGTGGAGCACCAAAGTATGAGCTATTTAAATTACAAAGTCATATATTCATGGAAACCTGTGTAAAATTATCCTAAAACGCCAATCCCAGTCTCAACCAAAGAGAATCCAAAGCTGTTGCTGAACCATTTGGAGTACAGACATGGTTTTGGGCTCTATTGTTGGGGTAAGTCTGAATTATTTCCCCAAACAGTCAAAAGCTGTGCAAGTGCTCCTGTCATTGATCTACAGGAGTTTggacacactgaattatttatcttttttcctcACCTGaattttttaatgcaaaaatatccTCTTTTTAATGGTTATGCTGGTCCTATAATATATGCTATTGGCCATGCTTTCACAACTTAACAGAGAAACCAAGCAACAGCTCAACTCAAATAGCTCAACGCTCAGTGAGGACAAGGTATATatttttagtgtatttattcatatttcccCATCAAGTCCAGGGATTTAAGTTATCAACCTCTATCTGTGAGTGTCTTTTctataaatgtcaa
Encoded proteins:
- the valopa gene encoding vertebrate ancient long opsin a, producing MDTLSLPVNAVSYTVAAELSPTDDPFTAPIRNIAQWHFTILAVLMFVVTSLSLSENFLVMFVTFKFKQLRQPLNYIIVNLAIADFLVSLTGGVISFLTNARGYFFLGKWACVLEGFAVTFFGIVALWSLAVLSFERFFVICRPLGNIRLQAKHAILGLLFVWTFSFIWTFPPVLGWNRYTVSKIGTTCEPDWYSTNMIDHSYIITFFTTCFILPLGLIFFCYGKLLRKLRKVSHGRLATAKKPERQVTRMVVVMIVAFMVGWTPYAAFSILVTAHPTIHLDPRLAAIPAFFSKTAAVYNPIIYVFMNKQFRKCLIQLFTGVGSIPDSNMNQTSERHAGITVESQTGEMSAIAARIPVGGNGSPRSDDSPTDCGSFAQLPIPENKCVSEPVWTTAEL